The Vitis vinifera cultivar Pinot Noir 40024 chromosome 8, ASM3070453v1 genome segment AGCGAAGGATTATAATTAGAAATCTTatttgattataaggagaccttCTTACCTGTAGCCATTCTCAAATCCATCATAATACTCTTATCCATAGCGGGTCAAAACAACATTCTTGAACGATGATTTTGAATAGagcatctatatgatgcaaCCAAACAGATTCATAGCAAATGGCCAAGAGCACCTTATGTGCAAGttgcataaatccatttataGATTAAAGTAAGCATATCACTCATGGAATAGGTGATTTCATCAGGCTATGAagactcttgattttgatcaaaatgagGATGAGCCTTGTGTATACAAGAAGACACAAAGAAGCATGATGGTGTTTTTGGtcttatatgttgatgacattctatTAATTAGGAATGCTCTAAAGTTATTATCATCAACCAAGATCTAAATATCTACTCAGTTCCAAATGAAATATCTGGATAAGACGCAATATAGTCATAGGATTAAGGTCCTTTGGGATTGTAAGAACAGGAAGACGGCATTGTCTCAAGCCACCTACATTGACAAACTTTTGGTCAAGGATATGATGCAGAActccaagaagggtttgttACCCTTTAGGCATGGAGTGTCTCTTTCTCGAGATCGGTGTATAAGGCAATTAAGGAGAAAAATCGCACAAAAGCAATACACTATGCTTCAACATTGAGTAGCTTTATATATGTGATACTTTGTACTAGATCAGACATTTGCTTCGTCGTAGGGATGTTGGGTCAATATTTTAGTCTAATCCGGGCATGGAGTATTGGATGATAGTCAAGCATATACTTCAGTATCTTCGAAGAACAAAAAAGTGTATGCTAGTGTATCATTGTGAAGAGTTGTTACCCCATTAGGAACatgaatttggatttttagtCCAATAAAAACTCTTACAAATCTACTTTTGAGTTTGTGTTCACTTTAGGTGGTAGGGTTGTTAGTTGGAGAAATGTGAAGTAACCCTATATTGTTGATTCCAATATGGAATCCGAGCATGTTGCTGCTTTAGAAGcagtaaaagaaacaatttggCTTTGAAAGTGCTTGATCGTACTTGGGGTGGTACCCTTAGTTGCATCACTTTTGATACTGTTTTACGATAACAATGAGGCAATGTTACAGTCTAAAGAACCAAGAAACCATTGAAAGGGTCAACGCTTTGAGAAAAAATATCACTTAATATGTGAAATAGTAATGAAAGGAGATGTGGCTATAGAGAAAACCGCTTCTATGGAGAACTTGAGTGATCTCTTCATGCTTTGGggctagtgggagtttgttaGGATTAAGCcctagaaagcatgacatgatgtaacagtGTTACAAGGATGCTTGACCAAGTCCACTGGTTGTTAATGTCTACAACTCCAGTTTACTTGTTGTTAGGTCTAAAACTTCTAGTTCTTTTATTTTAGCAAGTATATTTAAGTTTGTCAATAAGTTTGGGCTGTagattttatttcctttattctttcctatttttgcTCAAATCGTTGAGctattagaaattgtatttaaacCTCAATCTCATTATTGAAGAGGTATCGATCAATTATTTTGCAACCTAACATTGTCTTCGAAGGACTTGACTCCTCGAAGTGTCaactatcttttatttttagtttttgctACTCAACAAAGTATCAGTGGGCATATCAAACAGTTGGAGATacatttgtaaatttatttatttatatttattgatttcccTTTATTATCACATTTGTATTAATTTGTTATTCGAGTATACATTATCATatcacttacattgtacatgatttgaatacattaaaaattatataaaatatacaaattatagATTTCTCATAATATGATAAGTTATTCATGATTAGTTCATGAATTTGGACAATTTAGTAAAAACAGTAATGCACTATCTCCTAAATGAAAAAAGGACTTTTCTTAATCgatgaaaagaaataagaaaaccGAGTGAgagcaaggaggaaaatgtcgggatatatcgccgatatatcgtaTATCGGGAGGGGTCGACACGATATTTCGTGAAGAAAAATCGGAGGGGAGATATTTCCGTAAATATCGccaaaatatcggcgatatatcggttCGGagagatatatcggagatattttgaaaaaatcgccTCTGGTGGCAAAATATCGGTGATATATTGGCGATATATCGgtgatatatcggagatatatcgctGATTTTTTTGTGATATTTCCCCTCCTTCATGCAACATGATCTGACGGCCCAGATCACACCCGTGTTGATCCGACGGCCTAGATGTGATTCCAATGGTAATATGGCGATCCAACGGCCAGATTGCTCCCAATTTTTTAtccaacggctattttggcccaaatttattttataaatagcccaaatttcatctatttttgctttcattctttatttgctctctcattactccaatttttattaaggttgctcaattatttaatcattttaaggtatatttgttttaaattgtaattaattttgtttgcaattgtaattaattcatgtattttcaattaattagtatgtttgcaatatggattatttaatgctatttttacattcaattgtaattaatttttatatttttattgaattaacttaggttaatttgattatttaattataaattgatatatttattttaaatgattatttgtgatttattttcacatttagaattaaattaaactagttaacttggctaaattatttaattaatttaattaacatgaactagtatattttgaatatgaaatatgtttatttaatgaatttaatgtgtacaaattattgatatttaatgaaatgaaatattttatgtgactttataatgagaacaattacaaaattaacatttcttatagatcgacatgatataattacatctaatattgcaaattatatcatatatatatatatatatatatatatcaaaattttcaataaaacaactttaaaatgtccattatgcttctaattatattattatgatattttccttgcattttcatgagtttttaactattttaagtctactgatttttttttccagaatatccacctatatatctccgatatatccgtaaaatcgaaataccaatatatccgtgattatcgatattttcatccttgagtGAGAGAGACTATCTGGCTCACTTTCTTGAGCTCAATCCCCTCGgcgcaccattttttttttttttttttcatattataccttcatatttcaatttgacattaaaaaaaattcactgttaacatcaatttttaaatataggaTGGAATGatcatttaattttcaattttcaagaatTCCACCCGTCGTGTTATACAATATATAGTGGcagatttaatttattactgTAGCCTGGggttgtataaaaaaaattttatccgGAGCTCAAACTCTTAAGACAGTGTAGATTCAGGAAAAGTTACACCACCCAAAAAAGCGGTAAAAGAGCAGCAGAAATACAATAGCCTTCCTAGTCCTAGATGGATCCAGTATCTTTTGCTTGGGAAGGGAAAAAACCACTGACATGAACAAGGTACATGTTATTAATAGTTGGGATAACCTTATATAGGATCCTGTAATGGACCCTCAGCATttgtcattaaattgatttccTCCACCCAACTTACCCACCCCATGCCCAGGTTGGGGGCTCATACAAAAACCCAAGTACCGTACGTGACGTGAAAAACacatggaggaaaaaaaaaaaagtaaaaaccaaaaaaagaaaagaagacagATAAATTCTGACCAGGGAGCTGAACAATAACAGGCCGTACATTCATCTAGACACAGTACATTTATAGTGGATGCATTCAAATTTTGGAGGTCGCCTGGTGGTTACAGTAGTTGGAAATGTGATGACTCAGAagagaaatacaaaaaatgaattGTAAGCTAAGCAGTAAGCGCTAgcttcttcctctctctcttctcAATGAGCGTAGTGGTGGGTGGGTGTGGTGGTAGCAGCAGCATGAAATGGTCTCCAGGCAGAAGCAGTAAGTAAACAGAGGTCTTTCCAACCAAGCTTGAGGGTGCCATTGTCCTCCACCAATGTGTAACCATCAGACGGGAACATTCCCAGGAGAAGAGTGGCTTGAGTGGCTGCATTCCCAGCCAGTGAAACCACTCTGAAACCCGATTGCTGAAGCTTCTCCCTCCAGTTATTGAACTTGACGTCTCCACTCCTCGAAGGCCCACCAACAGCAAGCACGTTTCGGATCTCCCTGGATAGAAGCTGTTGCTCCACAGCGTGCCTCTGCTCGCTCTCCTCTCCGTAGCTCGCCCCAAGCGAGTCAAACAGCGCCGAGTAGTAATGTATGGCCTCCACGAACCTTCCCAAGAAGGAGCCGGCGTGGCTCAGGTCTTGCTCTACAACAGTCACCACTTTTGGTGCTAATCTGAAACTCATTAGCAGATGAAGTGAGTTTCAGAGGGAAAAAAAACCGAACACAAATGATAACGTAATGTTTATCTCTTTGACTGGGACGAGCGAATATGGTTGGTCGTGTGAGTGTCTCGTAATTGCATAAAACGAGTAAAAACTATTACAAGAACGACATGAAATTAAGCTTCAAAGGTAAAccaccattttctcttttcaaagattAATCATGACAAAAATAAACAGCTGGGATGTGGGACAATTAGTCAGTTTGGTTTGGTCTCGCAAAATAACAAGAAGGCACCATCATTTGTTCAATCAAACTGCTAGTATACTGGCTCTAAATTTTTTAGATGTGGCAAAATGGAAAATGGGGTGTTAGCAGTATTAGTATGGGTTACCTCTGCAAGAGCCACAGCGTATTGGTGTCGGAACCTGTGACGTCGTAGAGGGAATGCTGCAACCAATGGACGGCAACAGCCTCCCTCTTGCTCACATTGAGCCTCTCGGGATCCAAGTTCCCAACTTTCTCGGCAACAGGGAAGAACTCGAAGGGAAGGCCCAATTTCTCAGCAAAATCAGTCAAACGCTTGCCTGTGGCTTCCAGGGCCTCCATGGAGGTCCCAAGTCCAGTGAGGCGAACAAAGGGCGGGCCACCGGGTCTGGATGCTAGGATGTGAAAAAGCCCCGGCCACTGCAAGCCTTGCATGATGTCCAGATCTATAATGTGCACTCTCTCCTCCCTCTCAAACGCCTCCTGTATGGCCTGGTTCGCCGTAAAATGCGAGAACTTCACGAAGGGGCTAATGCCGTTGAACACCTGGAAGGCCGATACCAATTTCTGGCTGTGCGGCACTGTGGGCAGCGTCGCATATATACCTAAGCACGAACTTACCAGCCTTGCTGACATTGCTTCTGAGAAGTAAGCCGCAACCCGCTGCGCCGAAGTTCCAAAGGGAGTGGAGAGCTCAGAAATCTCAAGCAGCATCTTGTTAGCCTCTTCAAAGTTGTCAGCTGAAACGGCCTCGGCGCATTGCAGGAGTAGGGTCAGGAGGTGTAACCCTTCCTCGTCTCTCTTCTGCTGCCGCGTCTCTTCCTTCTTCTCTTTAGTTACAATCGCAGCTGACGTCGGGGCTGTTGTTATTGTTGCTGCCGCTCCGGCTGGCTCTGCTGACTGAGGAGAATTTTGCGGTTGTTGGGGCTGTGCCGGCTGCGGCGGATGCACTTGATTCAATGACAGAACTGGAGCTACAGAGGAAGGGCTGGCCTGGTGGTCACTGAGGTGCTGGGCTTGTCCATCAGCGGTGGTGGTGGGGGGTTGCGTCAAACCCCAGTTCAAGTAATGATTCATCACATGAGAAGCCGCAGAATCAGGAAGGGAATAGTGAAGGTTGTCCAGACCGGAGTCCAGATAGAGCTTAAGGCCAGAAGAAGAAGACACTTGCACCTGCCCTTGCTGCTGATATGCTCTCGGCAAACCCACCGGAGGCCCATCCTTCCTCCTCCTTTCCGGGTAATTAGGGATGGGGTTTGGGTCAGTCAAAGAACGAAGTCTGTACTCGAGGATGGAGGCCAGGTTAGGGTTACAAGGGTGTATGATCTCCCTCACATTTTGGATGAGCTGGGGTATGGGAACGTTGGTGGAGCTGTGGATGAGGTCCTTCAAGATGCCGTCGATCCAGGCCGTTGCTGTAGTGTCTTCCATGGAAGGAGGCGTGAGAGGGGGTACAGCAGGAGCCGGAAGAAACGCAGCTGAAGCAAGGGTGCCGCTGGTGTTTCTATTTCTTTCGGGTGGAAACAAGGGCAGGCCGGAGAAGCCACACACGGCGGGTGGCTGAGGTAGAGGAGCCAAGGTGTCAATGTAAGCCAAGTTTGTTGAAGACGTCACAGTGGAATTCGTGGAACAAGGTGAGATAGTGGAGTGGTTGGGGACGTGGGTAGAATTTGGGGTAGCACTGTTGCTGTTGCTGTTGTCATCCcttgaagaaatattattagatgGGAAAGACAAAGAAGAGCCACCCCCACCCATGTCGTGGAGAGGATTAGGATTCATTGCGGTGATAGGTCGGCGTGAAAACCTGTGATAAGAGCCAGTTTGGAGCTCCACTTCGGAAGCAGTCCTCTTCCTCACCATCTTTGCACGCTGAAAATGATGATTTAGTTGGTCGCAGCCGCTGCTTATGGAGGTACTGGTCAAAGGAGTTAAGCTCGCGCCGGCGCTGCCATTGGCATCCATTTCTCTACCATTGTCACCGAGAAGAGCACAAGCAGCAGCCATGGAGAGGGGCCGGAGAAACAAAAGGTAAGGAAATAGAAGCTCTGGGATTTGTTCTTCATATCAGCTAATTAATTATCATTTAAGTAAGAAAAGTGGAAACAGTTGTTGAAATGAGAGAGGGGCATCCAAGCAGATAACGGTGCCAAGGCTGGGACAGGAGCTTTGGGATTCTTCTCTCTCCCACACACAACTCAAAGTCTCAAATCTCAGCCTCCAACACACCCTCTTGCCTTTtcctattttataaataataaatataaataggcCCAAAGGGCATTTCCTTTTGGATGCTTGTGATTTCTTCCAACCGATAACACAAAAAAAGGGGAGCAATGCTGGAAGAGATGGCTGGTAGCTAAACGTCTTTGTGTGGATGAATTTATTGCAGTGACTGGAGTAGTGGTGTGGTGGTGGATGGATTTATTGGCCAATtagtattagaaaaaaaaataataagaaagaaaatgataataataatgaattgaTGGGGTGAGAGATATAAGTGGACAGGCATGGGAAGGATGAGCAGCAGCAGCCGCAGCAGCCGTAATGCAAATGCAGCGTAGGCAGTGGCAAGTGTTGGGTGGTAGCAGAGGACGGGGGGCGATGATGGAGGGCTGTTGCCTTGTTGGCTTGCTTTTGCCTCTTGTTGCTCTGTTGTTCGTCGTTGCCTGTTTGACGTATTTTTCAAGTGTCTTCCTAAGCCTATCACTTCCAGCGTTTCCGAGCGGGCCGATCCACTCCCTCCTCTTTTAAAAAATGCCTTcattcatattaattaattctttCATTACCACCTGCCACACCTTTTTCTACTtccatgtttttcaattttttttttcctctccttttAGCGAAACTAACTAGAAATAGTTTATTTCTTTTGCTACAAGAAATTCTAATCCATCTCTGGCATTCACCACAGTGACAAACATGTGCTGTTAAACAGATgaataaaaatcttaaaatagaTGAATTTTAACAATTCAAATCTCATACACCTCTCTTAAGActttccattttccttcatCTACTTCTTCAAATatgcaaaatattaaatattatatatatacataaatgaAACATCAAAAGGGCATTTGAAAATAGCAAAGCACCCTGCTTTTATGGCTACATCTGATGGCCATGAACCAAACCAGAATGATGgttctttttctctatttttctacAAATTGCCAGCTATGTACATTTCCTGATTTTGACTTTTGAAAAGCCTATTATAGGTGCTGTTTGAACCAGGGATCTTGAAGTGCATCCATTTTTAAGACTTATAGGTAGGTACATTACGAATTTACTTGCAGTGAACTGCATACACCTTTGCCTGGATTCTTGACAATTGCATTATATGAACTATGGAGGATTGATTACTTAGTATTATGGCTGATGTTGGCTATCAAAGCATGTTCGAGAAAATccttttattttcctaattatGAAAAGTAATATCAGAcaattatgtgatttttttacTATGGCTAGCCTTAGATACAGTCTTAAAATATATCGAGGCATGGAactaacaaaaaggaaaaaaaaatgtgatattGAACAGATAGGCTACTGAAGAAATTGGGGAAAAGGGGATTTTTCTGAAAGTGGGTTTTTCTTACCAAGGAAAGATATTTCAGTACCATGGGGTCGGTTCGTCATGATGGATGCTAAAAGTCAAATATTGCAGCTACTTATGAACCATGCtgttaga includes the following:
- the LOC100265598 gene encoding protein SCARECROW, with amino-acid sequence MAAACALLGDNGREMDANGSAGASLTPLTSTSISSGCDQLNHHFQRAKMVRKRTASEVELQTGSYHRFSRRPITAMNPNPLHDMGGGGSSLSFPSNNISSRDDNSNSNSATPNSTHVPNHSTISPCSTNSTVTSSTNLAYIDTLAPLPQPPAVCGFSGLPLFPPERNRNTSGTLASAAFLPAPAVPPLTPPSMEDTTATAWIDGILKDLIHSSTNVPIPQLIQNVREIIHPCNPNLASILEYRLRSLTDPNPIPNYPERRRKDGPPVGLPRAYQQQGQVQVSSSSGLKLYLDSGLDNLHYSLPDSAASHVMNHYLNWGLTQPPTTTADGQAQHLSDHQASPSSVAPVLSLNQVHPPQPAQPQQPQNSPQSAEPAGAAATITTAPTSAAIVTKEKKEETRQQKRDEEGLHLLTLLLQCAEAVSADNFEEANKMLLEISELSTPFGTSAQRVAAYFSEAMSARLVSSCLGIYATLPTVPHSQKLVSAFQVFNGISPFVKFSHFTANQAIQEAFEREERVHIIDLDIMQGLQWPGLFHILASRPGGPPFVRLTGLGTSMEALEATGKRLTDFAEKLGLPFEFFPVAEKVGNLDPERLNVSKREAVAVHWLQHSLYDVTGSDTNTLWLLQRLAPKVVTVVEQDLSHAGSFLGRFVEAIHYYSALFDSLGASYGEESEQRHAVEQQLLSREIRNVLAVGGPSRSGDVKFNNWREKLQQSGFRVVSLAGNAATQATLLLGMFPSDGYTLVEDNGTLKLGWKDLCLLTASAWRPFHAAATTTPTHHYAH